The Triticum aestivum cultivar Chinese Spring chromosome 3A, IWGSC CS RefSeq v2.1, whole genome shotgun sequence genome includes a region encoding these proteins:
- the LOC123062660 gene encoding WD repeat-containing protein ATCSA-1 isoform X2, with product MWWEEVRRRERGELRPRRFEALARSRRAASLALSNRKEIATPHLGAVNSLQVDLTEGRYLLSGASDGSAAVFDLKDATEYEAGFIAKHRSILLVDRQHQHGHKFTVSKAIWYPVDTGLFVTASFDNYVKVWDTNSSQVVMDFKMPGKVYSAAMSPIATTHMLIATGSADVQVRLCDIASGAFTHTLSGHLDGIMSLEWSTSSEWILMSGGCDGAIRFWDIRRAGCFLVLDQLRSQLGRRPPIIDSTTDNHQKNLGRSSSSKSYSVQQRTGNHKKQSKALRKSLTMVRGHTQQKVHPGMSSSQNHKTAHYGAVTGLRTTTDGMHLLSSGSDSRLRLWDIDSGCNTLVNFEAMRLQTSKPLQLAVTDDPSLVFIPCMSSIKAYNTWSGTTFQTFRGHYDHVNCCYYNSQDQELYTGSNDRQILVWSPSTPALTEMEDDDKRQEGFAADEDNWSD from the exons ATGTGGTGGGAGGAGGTGAGGAGGAGGGAACGCGGGGAGCTGCGCCCGCGGCGCTTCGAGGCCCTCGCCCGCTCGCGCCGCGCTGCCTCGCTCGCGCTCTCCAACCGCAAGGAGATCGCGACCCCGCACCTCGGCGCCGTCAACTCCCTCCAG GTTGATTTGACAGAGGGGAGGTACCTGCTCTCGGGGGCGTCGGACGGATCGGCCGCCGTCTTCGATCTCAAGGACGCGACGGAGTACGAGGCCGGGTTCATAGCCAAGCACAGGAGCATTCTGCTCGTGGACAGGCAGCATCAGCATGGCCACAAGTTCACCGTCTCCAAGGCCATCTGGTATCCTGTGGACACCGGGCTGTTCGTCACGGCCTCCTTCGATAACTATGTCAAAGTGTGGGATACCAATTCCAGTCAA GTGGTCATGGATTTTAAGATGCCCGGAAAAGTGTACAGTGCTGCAATGTCCCCAATTGCAACAACGCATATGCTCATCGCAACCGGAAGCGCAGACGTTCAGGTCCGTTTGTGTGATATTGCTTCCGGAGCCTTTACTCACACGTTGTCCGGTCATCTTG ATGGTATCATGTCTTTGGAGTGGTCTACCTCAAGCGAGTGGATCCTAATGAGTGGTGGCTGCGACGGGGCGATACGTTTTTGGGACATAAGACGAGCTGGATGCTTCCTTGTCCTTGATCAGTTACGGTCTCAGCTAGGAAGACGGCCTCCCATTATTGATAGCACCACGGACAAC CATCAGAAGAACTTAGGACGTTCATCTTCATCAAAGAGTTACTCAGTTCAGCAGAGGACAGGCAATCATAAGAAGCAGTCCAAAGCACTACGCAAAAGTCTAACCATGGTACGTGGACATACGCAACAGAAAGTGCATCCCGGTATGTCATCCAGTCAAAATCATAAAACAGCTCATTATGGTGCTGTTACAGGATTAAGAACAACAACAGATGGGATGCACCTTCTTAGCTCAG GATCTGATTCTCGTTTAAGACTCTGGGATATCGATTCAGGCTGCAATACTTTGGTCAATTTTGAAGCCATGCGATTGCAAACTAGCAAGCCACTACAATTAGCTGTCACTGATGATCCATCACTTGTTTTCATTCCATGCATGTCAAGCATCAAG GCATACAATACATGGTCTGGTACGACATTTCAAACATTCCGTGGGCATTATGACCATGTAAATTGCTGCTACTATAACTCACAAGACCAA GAACTCTATACTGGTAGCAATGATCGACAAATTCTTGTGTGGTCTCCATCGACTCCTGCTTTGACTGAAATG GAAGACGATGACAAGCGGCAAGAGGGTTTTGCAGCTGATGAGGATAACTGGAGTGACTAA
- the LOC123062660 gene encoding WD repeat-containing protein ATCSA-1 isoform X1, whose product MWWEEVRRRERGELRPRRFEALARSRRAASLALSNRKEIATPHLGAVNSLQVDLTEGRYLLSGASDGSAAVFDLKDATEYEAGFIAKHRSILLVDRQHQHGHKFTVSKAIWYPVDTGLFVTASFDNYVKVWDTNSSQVVMDFKMPGKVYSAAMSPIATTHMLIATGSADVQVRLCDIASGAFTHTLSGHLDGIMSLEWSTSSEWILMSGGCDGAIRFWDIRRAGCFLVLDQLRSQLGRRPPIIDSTTDNQHQKNLGRSSSSKSYSVQQRTGNHKKQSKALRKSLTMVRGHTQQKVHPGMSSSQNHKTAHYGAVTGLRTTTDGMHLLSSGSDSRLRLWDIDSGCNTLVNFEAMRLQTSKPLQLAVTDDPSLVFIPCMSSIKAYNTWSGTTFQTFRGHYDHVNCCYYNSQDQELYTGSNDRQILVWSPSTPALTEMEDDDKRQEGFAADEDNWSD is encoded by the exons ATGTGGTGGGAGGAGGTGAGGAGGAGGGAACGCGGGGAGCTGCGCCCGCGGCGCTTCGAGGCCCTCGCCCGCTCGCGCCGCGCTGCCTCGCTCGCGCTCTCCAACCGCAAGGAGATCGCGACCCCGCACCTCGGCGCCGTCAACTCCCTCCAG GTTGATTTGACAGAGGGGAGGTACCTGCTCTCGGGGGCGTCGGACGGATCGGCCGCCGTCTTCGATCTCAAGGACGCGACGGAGTACGAGGCCGGGTTCATAGCCAAGCACAGGAGCATTCTGCTCGTGGACAGGCAGCATCAGCATGGCCACAAGTTCACCGTCTCCAAGGCCATCTGGTATCCTGTGGACACCGGGCTGTTCGTCACGGCCTCCTTCGATAACTATGTCAAAGTGTGGGATACCAATTCCAGTCAA GTGGTCATGGATTTTAAGATGCCCGGAAAAGTGTACAGTGCTGCAATGTCCCCAATTGCAACAACGCATATGCTCATCGCAACCGGAAGCGCAGACGTTCAGGTCCGTTTGTGTGATATTGCTTCCGGAGCCTTTACTCACACGTTGTCCGGTCATCTTG ATGGTATCATGTCTTTGGAGTGGTCTACCTCAAGCGAGTGGATCCTAATGAGTGGTGGCTGCGACGGGGCGATACGTTTTTGGGACATAAGACGAGCTGGATGCTTCCTTGTCCTTGATCAGTTACGGTCTCAGCTAGGAAGACGGCCTCCCATTATTGATAGCACCACGGACAAC CAGCATCAGAAGAACTTAGGACGTTCATCTTCATCAAAGAGTTACTCAGTTCAGCAGAGGACAGGCAATCATAAGAAGCAGTCCAAAGCACTACGCAAAAGTCTAACCATGGTACGTGGACATACGCAACAGAAAGTGCATCCCGGTATGTCATCCAGTCAAAATCATAAAACAGCTCATTATGGTGCTGTTACAGGATTAAGAACAACAACAGATGGGATGCACCTTCTTAGCTCAG GATCTGATTCTCGTTTAAGACTCTGGGATATCGATTCAGGCTGCAATACTTTGGTCAATTTTGAAGCCATGCGATTGCAAACTAGCAAGCCACTACAATTAGCTGTCACTGATGATCCATCACTTGTTTTCATTCCATGCATGTCAAGCATCAAG GCATACAATACATGGTCTGGTACGACATTTCAAACATTCCGTGGGCATTATGACCATGTAAATTGCTGCTACTATAACTCACAAGACCAA GAACTCTATACTGGTAGCAATGATCGACAAATTCTTGTGTGGTCTCCATCGACTCCTGCTTTGACTGAAATG GAAGACGATGACAAGCGGCAAGAGGGTTTTGCAGCTGATGAGGATAACTGGAGTGACTAA
- the LOC123062660 gene encoding WD repeat-containing protein ATCSA-1 isoform X3: MDFKMPGKVYSAAMSPIATTHMLIATGSADVQVRLCDIASGAFTHTLSGHLDGIMSLEWSTSSEWILMSGGCDGAIRFWDIRRAGCFLVLDQLRSQLGRRPPIIDSTTDNQHQKNLGRSSSSKSYSVQQRTGNHKKQSKALRKSLTMVRGHTQQKVHPGMSSSQNHKTAHYGAVTGLRTTTDGMHLLSSGSDSRLRLWDIDSGCNTLVNFEAMRLQTSKPLQLAVTDDPSLVFIPCMSSIKAYNTWSGTTFQTFRGHYDHVNCCYYNSQDQELYTGSNDRQILVWSPSTPALTEMEDDDKRQEGFAADEDNWSD; this comes from the exons ATGGATTTTAAGATGCCCGGAAAAGTGTACAGTGCTGCAATGTCCCCAATTGCAACAACGCATATGCTCATCGCAACCGGAAGCGCAGACGTTCAGGTCCGTTTGTGTGATATTGCTTCCGGAGCCTTTACTCACACGTTGTCCGGTCATCTTG ATGGTATCATGTCTTTGGAGTGGTCTACCTCAAGCGAGTGGATCCTAATGAGTGGTGGCTGCGACGGGGCGATACGTTTTTGGGACATAAGACGAGCTGGATGCTTCCTTGTCCTTGATCAGTTACGGTCTCAGCTAGGAAGACGGCCTCCCATTATTGATAGCACCACGGACAAC CAGCATCAGAAGAACTTAGGACGTTCATCTTCATCAAAGAGTTACTCAGTTCAGCAGAGGACAGGCAATCATAAGAAGCAGTCCAAAGCACTACGCAAAAGTCTAACCATGGTACGTGGACATACGCAACAGAAAGTGCATCCCGGTATGTCATCCAGTCAAAATCATAAAACAGCTCATTATGGTGCTGTTACAGGATTAAGAACAACAACAGATGGGATGCACCTTCTTAGCTCAG GATCTGATTCTCGTTTAAGACTCTGGGATATCGATTCAGGCTGCAATACTTTGGTCAATTTTGAAGCCATGCGATTGCAAACTAGCAAGCCACTACAATTAGCTGTCACTGATGATCCATCACTTGTTTTCATTCCATGCATGTCAAGCATCAAG GCATACAATACATGGTCTGGTACGACATTTCAAACATTCCGTGGGCATTATGACCATGTAAATTGCTGCTACTATAACTCACAAGACCAA GAACTCTATACTGGTAGCAATGATCGACAAATTCTTGTGTGGTCTCCATCGACTCCTGCTTTGACTGAAATG GAAGACGATGACAAGCGGCAAGAGGGTTTTGCAGCTGATGAGGATAACTGGAGTGACTAA
- the LOC123062654 gene encoding uncharacterized protein isoform X2, translating into MAAPPETTGAPSPPEGEHKGNAGVEVCCFEQSAEDFSRAVRAISELAAGKPEPGFPNAEAERLASSITFLREWKHFNYEPKGVSFTYGTGSTSSRDDTHEITLPQFSSASVPQVAHLEDGRDNNTYSSDFILFAGGNVWSLDWCPRLCDKPSSPVNCEYLAVAAHPPGSSYHKIGMPLIGRGIIQVWCIVAPFEEAHTDQSMLAYSNSNRRGRPRKIPNENNSIESSSVPRKPIGRPRKIKLTTGDDCTEPSSLKKPRDHAEPSLKKPRGRPRKYPLSVAKAVDSTKNSGSPGSSFVDPLVTSGVIPGDLALSCAIPSVKPVESAPKKGRGRPRKIPIDKIKCSPDTEWTEDISRALICCTKPKKKRGRPRKYPLPSSSKHVSGTDTEFERETGYTESNSNLSLVTVDAELPVPSSSLTICGKRSRGRKGRGRPKKETNPCALSSSVVSGVQSQSRETISNNPAHSVENHLPYGHSSLTSELSSIGMLRCDGNVHTGPTLEDSLLPMHIAAKSNGEESSGSRRRGRPRRKTLSNTNSCLFASGTESSKAAATITNLDNPMALTKSDGEAIASDLASIGSLRCHIGKCNVNMSVVSSDATSPTHGLCNANYKEKLSAQHRKKSVSVECSSSTALCGKEQNNQTTPQSNDNVASVQNCKKELIVYTRRRVRGPTKKPASNETCSLALSGDAQKMERSSMYIMPNNNLSSVENPKLLGSSISEDMANEAGLVGCKSALANHEVVEMNDSEAANKVVPVPSENSAQIIVVEDTEVVPSKESSKNDIITCAENSNFSAIPKGIHLPRVVLCLAHNGKVAWDIKWKPPLPNQSEQKSHLGFLAVLLGNGSLEVWEVPSPSMIQKIYSSSSVKGTDPRFLKLQPVFRCAKVKCGNIQSIPLTVDWSPYPHDMILAGCHDGTVALWKFSTDLPSQDSKPFMCVTAESVPIRALSWAPYVSEENTNIFVTAGEDGLKFWDLRDPYRPLWELTTAPRAVLSLHWLKEARGIVISLEDGTLKFLSLPRIANDVPVTGRPFAGTKTQGVSTYQLSEYLIWNVHVSEITGYAAYCVADGTAVRFQLTSRFWEKEPGRNRVPYFLCGSLAEEGTAIKIGGTLQSPPMSNVPLVAKKGPKPCQKVPKAHDTQKEQVLTLTNSEHVDPEPREGREDGPDKGQETLVLADSLMLENGGTCNVPADEDTKNFELFPPKAVALHRLRWNMNKGSEKWLCYGGAAGIIRCQRI; encoded by the exons AGAATGGAAGCATTTTAATTATGAGCCAAAAGGTGTAAGTTTTACTTACGGCACTGGATCAACTTCATCCAGAGATGACACACATGAGATTACCTTACCACAATTCTCGTCTGCATCTGTTCCTCAG GTCGCACACTTGGAAGATGGGAGGGATAATAATACATACAG CTCTGACTTCATTTTATTCGCTGGAGGGAATGTTTGGTCGTTGGACTGGTGCCCGAGGTTGTGCGACAAGCCTTCTTCTCCCGTAAATTGCGAG TATCTTGCTGTTGCTGCTCATCCTCCTGGTTCTTCTTACCATAAAATTGGTATGCCACTGATTGGCAGAGGCATCATTCAAGTTTGGTGTATTGTAGCACCCTTTGAAGAGGCACATACTGATCAGTCAATGCTTGCATACAGTAACAGCAATCGTAGAGGAAGGCCTAGAAAAATACCAAACGAGAACAATTCAATTGAGAGTTCATCAGTTCCTCGAAAACCAATAGGGAGACCGAGAAAGATAAAACTGACGACTGGGGATGATTGCACAGAACCTAGTAGTCTGAAAAAACCAAGGGATCACGCAGAACCTAGTCTGAAAAAACCAAGGGGCAGACCAAGAAAATATCCACTGTCAGTTGCCAAAGCGGTAGATTCAACAAAAAATAGCGGAAGTCCAGGTTCTAGTTTTGTTGACCCTCTTGTCACTTCAGGAGTTATTCCAGGCGATCTTGCATTATCTTGTGCTATACCATCTGTGAAGCCTGTGGAATCAGCTCCAAAAAAAGGCAGGGGTCGACCTAGGAAAATCCCAATTGACAAAATAAAGTGTTCGCCTGACACTGAATGGACAGAAGATATCTCTAGAGCTCTAATATGCTGCACGAAACCAAAGAAAAAAAGGGGGAGGCCCCGGAAATATCCACTCCCAAGCAGCAGCAAGCATGTTTCTGGCACTGATACTGAATTTGAAAGAGAAACTGGATACACGGAGTCTAATTCTAATTTAAGTCTTGTTACAGTTGATGCAGAACTACCAGTTCCATCTTCATCTCTTACAATTTGTGGGAAAAGATCAAGAGGTCGGAAGGGTAGAGGACGACCTAAAAAGGAAACAAATCCTTGTGCACTTTCTTCGTCAGTGGTTTCTGGTGTCCAATCACAGAGTAGGGAGACCATTTCAAATAATCCAGCACACTCTGTTGAGAATCATTTGCCATATGGACACTCTAGTTTGACAAGTGAGCTTAGTTCGATTGGCATGCTAAGATGTGATGGCAATGTGCACACAGGCCCCACTTTAGAAGATTCCTTGCTGCCTATGCATATTGCAGCTAAATCAAATGGCGAGGAATCAAGTGGTAGTAGGAGACGAGGACGTCCTAGAAGGAAGACACTTTCAAATACAAACAGTTGTTTATTTGCTTCTGGTACCGAGTCCTCAAAGGCGGCTGCTACAATTACCAATTTGGACAATCCCATGGCTTTGACCAAGAGTGACGGTGAAGCTATAGCAAGCGATCTTGCTTCAATTGGTTCGTTGAGGTGTCATATAGGAAAGTGCAATGTCAATATGAGTGTTGTATCATCTGATGCCACATCACCAACACATGGCTTGTGTAATGCAAATTACAAGGAAAAATTAAGTGCCCAACATAGAAAGAAGTCTGTTTCAGTAGAGTGTAGTTCTTCAACTGCATTATGCGGCAAAGAACAAAACAATCAGACAACTCCCCAGTCAAATGATAATGTGGCCTCAGTCCAAAATTGTAAGAAAGAATTAATTGTCTACACCAGAAGGCGTGTACGAGGACCTACAAAGAAACCTGCTTCAAATGAGACCTGCTCACTAGCTCTTAGTGGTGACGCGCAGAAGATGGAGAGATCCTCCATGTATATCATGCCAAATAATAATTTGTCTTCTGTTGAGAATCCCAAGCTACTGGGTTCATCTATAAGTGAAGACATGGCTAATGAGGCTGGTTTGGTTGGATGTAAGAGTGCACTTGCTAACCATGAAGTTGTGGAAATGAATGATAGTGAAGCTGCCAACAAAGTTGTGCCTGTTCCTTCTGAAAACAGTGCCCAGATCATTGTTGTGGAAGATACAGAAGTAGTTCCATCCAAAGAATCAAGTAAAAATGATATTATTACTTGTGCAGAAAACTCAAACTTTTCTGCAATCCCCAAAGGCATTCATCTACCAAGGGTCGTCTTGTGTTTAGCTCATAACGGCAAAGTTGCTTGGGACATCAAATGGAAGCCTCCTTTACCAAATCAGTCAGAACAGAAATCACATTTGGGTTTTCTTGCAGTACTGTTGGGAAATGGCTCACTTGAAGT ATGGGAAGTTCCATCTCCAAGCATGATCCAGAAAATATATTCCTCTTCTTCAGTGAAGGGCACCGATCCTCGCTTTCTAAAGCTGCAACCTGTATTTAGATGTGCTAAAGTTAAGTGCGGAAACATACAGAG CATTCCCTTGACAGTTGATTGGTCGCCTTATCCTCATGATATGATATTGGCAGGATGTCACGATGGAACG GTTGCTTTATGGAAGTTCTCTACAGACTTGCCATCACAAG ATTCAAAACCTTTTATGTGTGTCACTGCTGAATCTGTTCCCATCAGAGCCCTCTCGTGGGCACCATATGTAAG TGAGGAAAACACAAATATCTTCGTCACTGCTGGAGAGGATGGCCTAAAATTCTGGGATTTAAG AGATCCATACCGTCCTCTGTGGGAACTAACCACTGCCCCAAGGGCTGTTTTAAGTCTTCATTGGTTAAAGGAGGCTAG AGGTATTGTCATCTCACTGGAAGATGGCACATTGAAGTTCCTCAGCCTACCTAGAATTGCCAATGATGTTCCAGTCACCGGAAGGCCATTTGCTGGGACTAAAACTCAGGGCGTTTCTACTTATCAGTTGTCAGAATATTTGATATGGAATGTCCATGTCTCAGAAATTACCG GTTATGCGGCTTATTGTGTGGCAGATGGTACTGCTGTGCGCTTCCAG CTTACTTCGAGATTCTGGGAGAAGGAACCTGGGAGGAACCGTGTGCCCTATTTCCTTTGTGGTTCGCTAGCAGAGGAGGGGACAGCCATTAAGATTGGTGGAACATTGCAAAGCCCTCCTATGTCAAACGTTCCTCTGGTTGCAAAAAAGGGCCCAAAACCATGCCAAAAAGTACCTAAAGCCCACGATACACAAAAAGAGCAAGTACTAACCCTCACCAACTCAG AACATGTAGATCCAGAACCCAGAGAGGGCCGAGAAGATGGACCTGATAAAGGCCAAGAGACTCTGGTTTTAGCTGATTCTCTAATGCTAGAGAATGGTGGCACATGCAATGTCCCAGCTGATGAAGACACTAAAAACTTTGAGCTCTTCCCTCCCAAAGCTGTAGCGCTGCATCGACTGAGATGGAATATGAACAAAGGTAGCGAGAAATGGTTATGCTACGGAGGCGCCGCAGGCATCATTCGTTGTCAGAGGATCTAA
- the LOC123062654 gene encoding uncharacterized protein isoform X1: protein MAAPPETTGAPSPPEGEHKGNAGVEVCCFEQSAEDFSRAVRAISELAAGKPEPGFPNAEAERLASSITFLREWKHFNYEPKGVSFTYGTGSTSSRDDTHEITLPQFSSASVPQCKSMQVAHLEDGRDNNTYSSDFILFAGGNVWSLDWCPRLCDKPSSPVNCEYLAVAAHPPGSSYHKIGMPLIGRGIIQVWCIVAPFEEAHTDQSMLAYSNSNRRGRPRKIPNENNSIESSSVPRKPIGRPRKIKLTTGDDCTEPSSLKKPRDHAEPSLKKPRGRPRKYPLSVAKAVDSTKNSGSPGSSFVDPLVTSGVIPGDLALSCAIPSVKPVESAPKKGRGRPRKIPIDKIKCSPDTEWTEDISRALICCTKPKKKRGRPRKYPLPSSSKHVSGTDTEFERETGYTESNSNLSLVTVDAELPVPSSSLTICGKRSRGRKGRGRPKKETNPCALSSSVVSGVQSQSRETISNNPAHSVENHLPYGHSSLTSELSSIGMLRCDGNVHTGPTLEDSLLPMHIAAKSNGEESSGSRRRGRPRRKTLSNTNSCLFASGTESSKAAATITNLDNPMALTKSDGEAIASDLASIGSLRCHIGKCNVNMSVVSSDATSPTHGLCNANYKEKLSAQHRKKSVSVECSSSTALCGKEQNNQTTPQSNDNVASVQNCKKELIVYTRRRVRGPTKKPASNETCSLALSGDAQKMERSSMYIMPNNNLSSVENPKLLGSSISEDMANEAGLVGCKSALANHEVVEMNDSEAANKVVPVPSENSAQIIVVEDTEVVPSKESSKNDIITCAENSNFSAIPKGIHLPRVVLCLAHNGKVAWDIKWKPPLPNQSEQKSHLGFLAVLLGNGSLEVWEVPSPSMIQKIYSSSSVKGTDPRFLKLQPVFRCAKVKCGNIQSIPLTVDWSPYPHDMILAGCHDGTVALWKFSTDLPSQDSKPFMCVTAESVPIRALSWAPYVSEENTNIFVTAGEDGLKFWDLRDPYRPLWELTTAPRAVLSLHWLKEARGIVISLEDGTLKFLSLPRIANDVPVTGRPFAGTKTQGVSTYQLSEYLIWNVHVSEITGYAAYCVADGTAVRFQLTSRFWEKEPGRNRVPYFLCGSLAEEGTAIKIGGTLQSPPMSNVPLVAKKGPKPCQKVPKAHDTQKEQVLTLTNSEHVDPEPREGREDGPDKGQETLVLADSLMLENGGTCNVPADEDTKNFELFPPKAVALHRLRWNMNKGSEKWLCYGGAAGIIRCQRI, encoded by the exons AGAATGGAAGCATTTTAATTATGAGCCAAAAGGTGTAAGTTTTACTTACGGCACTGGATCAACTTCATCCAGAGATGACACACATGAGATTACCTTACCACAATTCTCGTCTGCATCTGTTCCTCAG TGCAAATCAATGCAGGTCGCACACTTGGAAGATGGGAGGGATAATAATACATACAG CTCTGACTTCATTTTATTCGCTGGAGGGAATGTTTGGTCGTTGGACTGGTGCCCGAGGTTGTGCGACAAGCCTTCTTCTCCCGTAAATTGCGAG TATCTTGCTGTTGCTGCTCATCCTCCTGGTTCTTCTTACCATAAAATTGGTATGCCACTGATTGGCAGAGGCATCATTCAAGTTTGGTGTATTGTAGCACCCTTTGAAGAGGCACATACTGATCAGTCAATGCTTGCATACAGTAACAGCAATCGTAGAGGAAGGCCTAGAAAAATACCAAACGAGAACAATTCAATTGAGAGTTCATCAGTTCCTCGAAAACCAATAGGGAGACCGAGAAAGATAAAACTGACGACTGGGGATGATTGCACAGAACCTAGTAGTCTGAAAAAACCAAGGGATCACGCAGAACCTAGTCTGAAAAAACCAAGGGGCAGACCAAGAAAATATCCACTGTCAGTTGCCAAAGCGGTAGATTCAACAAAAAATAGCGGAAGTCCAGGTTCTAGTTTTGTTGACCCTCTTGTCACTTCAGGAGTTATTCCAGGCGATCTTGCATTATCTTGTGCTATACCATCTGTGAAGCCTGTGGAATCAGCTCCAAAAAAAGGCAGGGGTCGACCTAGGAAAATCCCAATTGACAAAATAAAGTGTTCGCCTGACACTGAATGGACAGAAGATATCTCTAGAGCTCTAATATGCTGCACGAAACCAAAGAAAAAAAGGGGGAGGCCCCGGAAATATCCACTCCCAAGCAGCAGCAAGCATGTTTCTGGCACTGATACTGAATTTGAAAGAGAAACTGGATACACGGAGTCTAATTCTAATTTAAGTCTTGTTACAGTTGATGCAGAACTACCAGTTCCATCTTCATCTCTTACAATTTGTGGGAAAAGATCAAGAGGTCGGAAGGGTAGAGGACGACCTAAAAAGGAAACAAATCCTTGTGCACTTTCTTCGTCAGTGGTTTCTGGTGTCCAATCACAGAGTAGGGAGACCATTTCAAATAATCCAGCACACTCTGTTGAGAATCATTTGCCATATGGACACTCTAGTTTGACAAGTGAGCTTAGTTCGATTGGCATGCTAAGATGTGATGGCAATGTGCACACAGGCCCCACTTTAGAAGATTCCTTGCTGCCTATGCATATTGCAGCTAAATCAAATGGCGAGGAATCAAGTGGTAGTAGGAGACGAGGACGTCCTAGAAGGAAGACACTTTCAAATACAAACAGTTGTTTATTTGCTTCTGGTACCGAGTCCTCAAAGGCGGCTGCTACAATTACCAATTTGGACAATCCCATGGCTTTGACCAAGAGTGACGGTGAAGCTATAGCAAGCGATCTTGCTTCAATTGGTTCGTTGAGGTGTCATATAGGAAAGTGCAATGTCAATATGAGTGTTGTATCATCTGATGCCACATCACCAACACATGGCTTGTGTAATGCAAATTACAAGGAAAAATTAAGTGCCCAACATAGAAAGAAGTCTGTTTCAGTAGAGTGTAGTTCTTCAACTGCATTATGCGGCAAAGAACAAAACAATCAGACAACTCCCCAGTCAAATGATAATGTGGCCTCAGTCCAAAATTGTAAGAAAGAATTAATTGTCTACACCAGAAGGCGTGTACGAGGACCTACAAAGAAACCTGCTTCAAATGAGACCTGCTCACTAGCTCTTAGTGGTGACGCGCAGAAGATGGAGAGATCCTCCATGTATATCATGCCAAATAATAATTTGTCTTCTGTTGAGAATCCCAAGCTACTGGGTTCATCTATAAGTGAAGACATGGCTAATGAGGCTGGTTTGGTTGGATGTAAGAGTGCACTTGCTAACCATGAAGTTGTGGAAATGAATGATAGTGAAGCTGCCAACAAAGTTGTGCCTGTTCCTTCTGAAAACAGTGCCCAGATCATTGTTGTGGAAGATACAGAAGTAGTTCCATCCAAAGAATCAAGTAAAAATGATATTATTACTTGTGCAGAAAACTCAAACTTTTCTGCAATCCCCAAAGGCATTCATCTACCAAGGGTCGTCTTGTGTTTAGCTCATAACGGCAAAGTTGCTTGGGACATCAAATGGAAGCCTCCTTTACCAAATCAGTCAGAACAGAAATCACATTTGGGTTTTCTTGCAGTACTGTTGGGAAATGGCTCACTTGAAGT ATGGGAAGTTCCATCTCCAAGCATGATCCAGAAAATATATTCCTCTTCTTCAGTGAAGGGCACCGATCCTCGCTTTCTAAAGCTGCAACCTGTATTTAGATGTGCTAAAGTTAAGTGCGGAAACATACAGAG CATTCCCTTGACAGTTGATTGGTCGCCTTATCCTCATGATATGATATTGGCAGGATGTCACGATGGAACG GTTGCTTTATGGAAGTTCTCTACAGACTTGCCATCACAAG ATTCAAAACCTTTTATGTGTGTCACTGCTGAATCTGTTCCCATCAGAGCCCTCTCGTGGGCACCATATGTAAG TGAGGAAAACACAAATATCTTCGTCACTGCTGGAGAGGATGGCCTAAAATTCTGGGATTTAAG AGATCCATACCGTCCTCTGTGGGAACTAACCACTGCCCCAAGGGCTGTTTTAAGTCTTCATTGGTTAAAGGAGGCTAG AGGTATTGTCATCTCACTGGAAGATGGCACATTGAAGTTCCTCAGCCTACCTAGAATTGCCAATGATGTTCCAGTCACCGGAAGGCCATTTGCTGGGACTAAAACTCAGGGCGTTTCTACTTATCAGTTGTCAGAATATTTGATATGGAATGTCCATGTCTCAGAAATTACCG GTTATGCGGCTTATTGTGTGGCAGATGGTACTGCTGTGCGCTTCCAG CTTACTTCGAGATTCTGGGAGAAGGAACCTGGGAGGAACCGTGTGCCCTATTTCCTTTGTGGTTCGCTAGCAGAGGAGGGGACAGCCATTAAGATTGGTGGAACATTGCAAAGCCCTCCTATGTCAAACGTTCCTCTGGTTGCAAAAAAGGGCCCAAAACCATGCCAAAAAGTACCTAAAGCCCACGATACACAAAAAGAGCAAGTACTAACCCTCACCAACTCAG AACATGTAGATCCAGAACCCAGAGAGGGCCGAGAAGATGGACCTGATAAAGGCCAAGAGACTCTGGTTTTAGCTGATTCTCTAATGCTAGAGAATGGTGGCACATGCAATGTCCCAGCTGATGAAGACACTAAAAACTTTGAGCTCTTCCCTCCCAAAGCTGTAGCGCTGCATCGACTGAGATGGAATATGAACAAAGGTAGCGAGAAATGGTTATGCTACGGAGGCGCCGCAGGCATCATTCGTTGTCAGAGGATCTAA